The sequence GCAGGAGCACCGGCAGCCGGAGGGACAGCTCGTCGGAGAGGTCGCGGCTGAAGAGCTTGGTCGCATAGATGGTAATGGTGCTCTGCATCTCGTCGACGCGGCTCTCCATCGTGAGTATCTCGTCTGCCTTCGGCCTTCCCTCGAAGAAGTGCTCGAACGACCGGGTGACCGTGCTCCTGGTGTAGTCGGCCATGCGCACCACGGTCCGGTTTATCTCGTCTACGGCCAGCACGGGCGTGTCGAGCAGCTTGTCGCTGAGCTTCACGTCGGTCTGGTCGGAGGATATCGGATCCTCCCCGGGCACCAGCAGCTTGCTGAGCCTCGTCAGCAGCGGGACCAGCGGCAGGAACAGCGCTGCGTTGAAGATGTTGAAGAGGGAGTGCGCGTTCGCAACTTGCCTGAGGGGATCCGCGCTCGAACCCTCGACCACGCGCATGTAGAAGCTGTCGGGGCGCACGAGCAGCAGGCCGAAATAGATCGCACCTATCAGGTTGAACAGGGAATGCGCCATGGCGGCCCTCCTGGCGGACCTGTTGGTGCCGATGGCGGCGAGCTGGGCCGTGATCGTCGTGCCGATGTTGTCGCCCAGCACGAGGTATACCGCGCCCTGGAGCGATATGAGACCGGTCCCGGCCAGAGTCATGGTCAGGCCAACCGTGGCGCTCGAACTCTGGATGATGCAGGTGACGAGCGTCCCGGCCAGGATGCCTAGGAAGGGCGACGAACTGAAGGTGGTGAAGAAGTTGCGGACCGGCAGGCTGTTCTGCAGCGGCTCCAGGGACCCCTTCATCACGTTCATGCCCAGCAGCAGCAGTCCGAGGCCGATCGTCACCCTGCCCCAGAAGCGCACGGTGCTGCTGCGGCCGAGGAAGCTCATCAGGAGGCCCAGGGCGATGCCGGGGTAGGCGTACTCGGTGATCTTGAACGCGATGAGCTGACCAGTCATCGTGGTGCCTATGTTGGCGCCCAGGATCACTCCCACGGCCTGCTGCAGCGTCATCAGCCCGGTGTTCACGAAGCTCACGAGGATGACAGTGGTGGCGCTCGAACTCTGGATGATCGCGGTCACGAGGGCCCCGGCGAGCAGGCCCATAACACGGTTGCTCGTGATCCGGCTCAGGATGGTCCTCATCCTGTTGCCCGCCACCCGCATGAGCCCTTCCGACATCAGCTTCATGCCGAACAGGAAGAGGGCGAGGCCCCCGACCATCTCGAAGATGATGGTTCTGAGGTCGATCGCAACAGATTCGAAGCGCACGGTCGAGATGCACGTGCCGTGGAGGGAGATCTCCGCCACGGTCAGCACGTCGCCCGAAGACGCAGGGAGGCGCAGGCCGGTGAATGCGGTACCGCCGGAATCGGTCTCCACCATCAGCTGGTAGACGTCGCCCGAGGAGGAGTCGGTCAGGATGGACGTGCTGGGATGTCCGTCGACGGGGATCAGGCTGCCTGAGCCCGGTTCGATGGAGAAGACCACGGGAACGTCCACGAGAGGAATTCCGCTGACGGAGTCGGACAGAAGGACGACGAGGGGCTCATCCAGAAGCCTGCCCACCGATCCGGTCTGCTCTCCGCCCGTCGTCTCGACGAGGATCCCGGATGGTTGTGCAGGGCTGCCGGCGCCGATCAGGAGGAGGATCAGCATCAGGCCAGTGATCATGACGCCAGATTATACCTCCGGCCCGGCCGGCCCGCCATGCCCGTCTTGCGCGAAAGGTCCCGGAGAGATAGTTTCCATGCATGGGAAGCGGATTGACAGACGGGGGCCTCGCCCTGCTCGAGAGCCTGAGGCCAAGGGCCTGGCTGAAGAACGTGTTCCTCTTCGCGGGGATCATCTTTGCGCGCCTCTGGAGCCTCGAGGCATTCGCGGCGACCGCCCTGGGCGCCCTGGCATTCTCCCTCCTCGCCGGCTCCGTCTACCTGTTCAACGACGTGGCGGACCGCAGGAGGGACATGCTCCATCCGGAGAAGAAGTCCCGTCCCGTGGCCTCGGGGAGGCTGGGCGCGGGCATCGCGCTCGGTGCAGGAGCCGTGCTCTCCGCGGGCGTCCTCGCCGTCTCGTGGCTCCTCTCGCCGGGCTTCGCCACCGTGTGCACCGCCTACTTCGCCATGCAGATGCTCTACTCCTTCCGGCTGAAGCACGTGCCCATCCTGGACTGCCTCCTGATAGCCATGGGGTTCGTGCTGCGGGCCCTGGCAGGCGTGGAGCTGGCCGTCGATGCCGGATTCGGGATATCCATCTCGCCCTGGCTCCTGCTGTGCACTTTCTTCGTGGCGGTGTTCCTCGCCTTCTCGAAGCGGAGGGCCGAGGTGGTCTCCCTCGGCGACTCGGCAGGGGGGCACAGGGCCATCCTCCGCGAGTACACGGCCCACCTGCTCGATGAGATGATCGGCATCTCCACCGCGTCCAGCCTGATGTGCTACGCCATCTACACGGTCAGCGAGCGGACGGCCGCGCAGGTGTCTCCGAACCTCTGGATGACGGTGCCGTTCGTGGCCTTCGGGATATTCCGGTACCTCTACCTCGTCCACATGAAGGGGATGGGCGGCAGCCCCGAGAAGACGCTCCTGGCCGATCCGCCCCTCATCCTCAACATCCTGCTCTGGTTCGGCACCGTCATCGCCGTCCTCAGGCTCTTCCCCGCACCGGTGCAGTGACCGGCTGCATCTCCGGGGCGGCGGAGGCCAAGATCAACCTCGGCCTGAGGATCCTGGGCCGCAGGGACGACGGCTACCACGAAATCAGGAGCGTCTTCCACACCGTATCCCTCGCCGACGCGATCGAGGTCGGCCTTACGGATTCCCCCGGGATCGCCATCGAGGTGGCGGGCGGCGACGGGCGGGTGCCGGCCGATGCGACGAACCTCGCCTGCAGGGCCGCCTCGGCGTTCATCGAGAGGGCCGGGCTTCCGTACGGAGCGGCGATCCGGATCAGGAAGAGGATCCCCGCGGGAGGGGGGCTCGGCGGGGGGAGCAGCGACGCGGCCTGCACGCTCAGGCTCCTCCGCGAGCTCACCGGGATGGATCCAGGCATCGGCTCCATAGCGCTGTCCCTCGGCAGCGACGTCCCGTTCTTCCTGCGCGGCGGAGCCGCCGTGGTCACGGGGAGGGGCGACAGGATCAGCCCGATCCGGACGGGCGACTTCTGGGCCGTGATAGTCGACCCGGGCATCCCCTCCTCCACCGCCGGGGCTTACGCCGACTGGGACCTGAAACACGCCGGCTTGACGATGCGCCTGCCGATGTACGATCTTCCGCACCCGGAACTTGCATGGCATGAGGGTAGACCTTTCCCTGTAAGCCTCTGCAACGACTTCCTGCCGCTCCTCGCGGAGCGCTCTCCGGTCATGGCCGAGACGGCCGCCAGGCTCGACGTGTGTGCGTCCACCTGGGGGCTGTCCGGATCGGGATCCTGCTTCTACGCCCTCTTCAGGACGGCATGCGAGGCCGAATCGCTGGGGGCGAGCATCCCGAGGCGATACGCGAGGCATGTGTGCAGGGCGACAGGTTCCGCTGGGGTGTCGTCCAACTGGTAGGACACAGGACTTTGGATCCTGTTGTTGGAGGTTCGAGTCCTCCCGCCCCAGCCACCGTTATCCCGGAGAGGAAGGGGTTATAGTAATGCCTGGTATCATCGAGCTCTCGTTCACGGACAGGGCGGCGGCCGGCTCGGCCGAGGCCCGCAGGATGCGCAGGAGGGGCGACCTCCCCGGTGTCGTCTACGGCGGCGGGAGCGAGGCCCTCGTCACTCTCGACGCTTTCGAGTTCATGAAGAAGATCGGCTTTTCGTCCTCCGGGATGGTGGCCCTGGTCGACGCCAGGGGCGCGAAGACCACGGCGATCATCAAGGAGGTCCAGTGGGACAGGCTGACCGACAAGCCTCTCCACATCGACTTCTACCGCGTCTCCATGGATCAGGTCGTCGAGGTCAGGGTACCCCTGCACTTCGAGGGCACACCCAAGGGCCTGCTCTTCGGCGGCGTCTTCGACCAGCTCATGCACGAGCTGCAGATCAAGGTCAAGGCTTCATCGATCCCGTCGAAGATCAGCGTCGACGTCTCCGACCTCGACATAGGCGATTCGCTGCACGTCAGCGACCTCGTCCTCCCCGAGGGCGTCAGGGTCGACACGACGCTGGACCTGCCCGTCGCCCACGTGGTGCCGCCCACGGTGGAGAAGGCCAAGCCTGCCGAGGAGGAGGCCCCTGCGGAGGAGGCCGCTTCAGCCGCCCCCGCGCCCGAGGACGAGAAGAAGAAGAAGGACTGACGGGGTACCGGCGTGCTCGGACCGCGGCTTGTCCTCTGTCTGGGCAATCCCGGGCCCGCATACTCGCTCACCTGGCATAACGCCGGCTTCTGGACCGCCGACGTGCTGGCGGCGGAAGCCGGCGTCTCCATGAAGAACGCCGGCCTTTTCTCGGCGGCGAGGCTGCCCTGCGGGCTCGAACTCGCCAAGCCCATGACCTTCATGAACGAGAGCGGCCGCGCGGCGGCCGCCCTCCTAAGGATCCACGACCTCACGCCCGACGATCTCCTGGTGGTCTGCGACGAGACCAGCCTGCCCCTCGGCAGGCTCCGCCTCCGGAAGGGGGGCTCGGCCGGGGGGCACAAGGGGCTGTCGAACATCATCTCGTGCCTGGGGACCGACTCCTTCGCGAGGCTCAGGCTGGGCATCGGGCAGGCTCCCGAAGGGGTGGACCTGGCCGACTACGTCCTGTCGAAGGTGCCCCGCAGCCAGGAGGAGGAGGCCTCGCTCATGGCCCACAGGGCCGCAGACTGCGTCATGAAGGCCTTCGATGAAGGCATCGAGGCGGCCCAGGACATCTTCAACTCTTCAGTTCCACGCAGCGGAACTGATATGTAGCCCGTCAGCAGGTTCGTGAAGCGAATCTGCGAGAGGGCGTGTTCTCCTCCGCGCAGTTCCAGGAGGAAGGAGGGGCCGCAGGGCGGCCCCTCCCCTTTCTCGTATCGGAACCGCGGTCTACTGCTGAACGGCACCCGCCCCGCCGGCCATCGCGCCGGCCGATGTGGCCATCATGCCGATCATCTCGGCCAGGTCGCTGCCGTCGACCGTGGACGTGCAGACGACCCCCTGGTCGGTCAGGTCGACCGTGTAGTACATCCAGGCGGAGGAGCCCGACAGCGCTTCGGAGTCGAAGCCTGCCTCGTCGCCCATCATGTCCGCGATCAGGGTCATGTAGGCCGGGAAATCCAGCCCGAAGACCACTTCCTTGTCGGAGCCGGCCGCGGAGAAGTAGGCGTCGGCGGCCTGGGTCTCCCCTGCGAAGGTGCCCCCGGCTATCCCGGCCAGAAGGCCGGGTTCGGGAGCCATCTCCATCACGAGTGCATCGCCGCACTGCGCCATCCAGACCGTGAACTCCATGGGCTCTGCCGTTCCGGTGGCGACCGGTGCGGTTCCGGCTTCGAGATGCTCCATCGCGGCGGGATCGACGGACGTGCCGTAGGTGAGGTAGGTGATGCCGTCGATGACGGTGTCGCGCGGGGCCGTGAAGGAGAGGCCGGGCATCCCCTGCATCATCTGCATGCTGAAGTCGAGCGAGTAGCCGACCCAGCCGGCGACGTCCTCCATGTCGGCTCCCTCGGGCATGTCGTAGGCGGCGGTGAAGTGCATGAACCCGTCGCTGTACATCGCGAAGGCGGTGTTCGCCGAGAGCTGGGCGGTGAAGTCGACGTACTCCTGGTTCACCTCGCCGCCCAGGGCCGTCAATATCGCGGACATGGCCGCGCGCGTGACCTCGGGGGGCATCGAGACCCTCGAAGCCCCCACGTCACCGGCGGGCAGCAGGGGCAGAAGATCGACCGCCTCGACAGGCGCGAGCAGCCCGGCCAGGCTGGAGCCGGGGACGAAGGTGGTCAGGCAGTTGACGTCTATGTTCTCGGGGCCGAAGGTAACGGTGTACTCGAGGTCCTTCGTCTCGAGGAGGAACAGGTCGATGGCGTCGAGGTAGAGCACGACCATGTTCGACATCATGGCTTCCATCGGGGCGCCGGTCATCTCGGTCTCGAGGCCGCCCAGTATCTGCGATCTATACATGTTGAGCTGGCCGGACGCCATCGGGCCCACCATCGAGACGTCCATCTTCATCCACGCCGTGGAGGGGGCCACCGTCAGGGTCGCGCCGGGAACACGGCCCTCGATCCTGTCCATCATCGTCGAGATCTCGCTGCGGGAGCCGGCGAACAGGGCGAGACCCCTGTAGGTCGCGACGAACACCGTCATGTCGCCGTCGGTGAATGTCTTTACGGGAACCCCGTCGATGGCTTCGACGTCGGTCCATCCCGCGCCCCATTCGGTGGTCTTCGCCCAGAAGGTCTCCGGGTCGGGGGCGGCGATGGCCCCGCCGATGGTCTGCGGGTTGATCCCGCTGGCGTAGAACACGACGGTCCCGTGCACATCCATGCCCGTCATCGCCGTCAGGGAGTCGAGGTGCGTTATGCCGGCGCCCTCGTAGATCTGCTTGGCGATCAGGTCGGGGCCTGCCAGGGGAACGCCCTGCTCGATGTAGTCGTCGATCGTAGTGACGACGGCGGCGGGATCGGCAATGGCGCACATGACGAACGCGCTCTCCGGGAGGACGTCCAGGGGCGACGCATCCTCCTTCACGCCGCAGGATGCGGCAAGGATCAGCAGGGTCGCGACTGCCAGCACTCTCCTCATGCTACCCTCCAGGTGAGAGAACCGAAACTCATCGCACACAGGGCCTCGGCAGCCGGAACATCACCGTACCGGGGCCGGGGCGGGAGTCTTCATCACAGGGCGCCGGTTTGTCACAGGGACGAGTCAGGTATAGAATAGACCCATGTTCGGCGACCTTGACCTCTTCTCACAGAACGAGCCCCCTCCGTCCGCCGGGGGTACTACGGGGGTGCTGTTCCTCGACACCGAAACCACCGGCGCCGATCCCTCCACGGCGGAAATATGTGAAATCGGAGCCGTGCTTGTCTCTTACAGTGGGTTGAGGCAGGTTTCGGACGAGACTCCCGAGTTCCACTCGCTCGTCAGACCCTCGGACAGGATCCCGCCGGAGGCCTCCGCCGTCCACCACATCACCGATGCGATGGTGGCAGGAGCTCCCACCGCCGGCGAGATCGAGAGCGGAATCGCGTCATTCGCCGCGAGGGCCTCGATCGTGTGCGCCCACAACTCGCCTTTCGACCTGACCATACTTGCCAGGCAGATGCCTTCCGTATTCCGGCGCTTCGACGACGGGAACACGGTGGATTCGCTGCGCCTGGCCAGGCATCTCTGGCCCGACATCCCATCCCACGCCCTCCAGGTCCTGCGCTACAGGTTCGGGCTGGGGGAAGGCCTCGAGGGCGATCCGCACAGGGCGCTCTTCGACGCGCACCTGGTGCGCAGGCTCGTCCACTTCGCACGGGACGGCGGTCTCCTGACCGTCAGCACGTGGGATGAGCTTGCCGCCTTCGCCAGGTCGCCTCTCGAGGTGCTCGTGTTCAGCTTCGGCAAGTACCGCGGCAGCCTCGTCGAGGACATAGTGGTGCAGGACCCGCAGTACGTCACCTGGCTCCTGTCGCAGATGTGGGTTCCGAAGGACTATCCCGACCTCTACCACACCCTCCTCCGCAAGCTGGGCCCGGACAGGAAGGGCAAGTGAAGGGGCCCCTCCCGCAGGATTCCTGGCTCGTCGAAGGGCCGGCCGGGCTCTCGGGCACGCTCGTGCCTTCGGGCAGCAAGAACGCTGCCCTGCCGGAGCTCGCGGCATGCCTGCTGACCGACGAACCCGTCCGGTTCGAGAACCTGCCGTCCATACGCGACGTCCATGCGATGCTCGAGCTCCTGGCTGGCCTCGGCGTCTCCGTCGAGGAGGACAGGCCGGGGCGTTCGGTGACCCTTACCGCCTCCTCGGTGGATCCCGACAGGCTCGACTTCGACAAGGCCAGGTCCATCAGGGCATCCATACTGCTGGCCGGGCCGCTGCTCGCCCGGTGCGGGAGGCTCGCGCTCCCTCCTCCCGGAGGTGACGTGATCGGGCGCAGGAGGCTCGACTCGCACTTCATCTCGCTCGAGGCCCTCGGTGCAGAGGTGGCCATCGATGGAGGCTCCTACCGGTTCGAGGGGCGCTCGCTCCGGGGGACGGCGATGCTGCTGGACGAGCCCTCGGTGACGGCCACCGAGAACGTGATGATGGCCGCTTCGGCGGTGTCCGGAACCACGGTGGTCTACAACGCGGCGTGCGAGCCCAACGTTCAGGACCTCGCCCTTCTGCTGACGTCCATGGGCGCGTCGATCGAGGGGGCGGGGACGAACCGGCTGGTGGTGAGGGGCCGCGGCGGCCTCCTCGGAGGGGCATCCCACAGGGTGGCGCCCGACCACATCGAGGTCGGCAGCTTCATCGGCCTCTCGGCCTGCTGCGGGAAGGGTGTCAGGATACGCGGAGTCGATCCTTCGATCGTCGAACCCACGATGAACGGGCTGGGGAAGCTCGGTGTGGAGATCTCTTTCGACGGAGGAGACGTCGTCGTCGACGGGAGTCACGGCCTGGAGATCGTTTCCGACAGGGGCGGCGCGATCCCCACGGTGTACGACGCCCCGTGGCCCGGCTTCTCGCCCGACCTGACGAGCACTGCGGTCGTCACGGCCACCCAGTCGCGCGGAACCGTGCTGATCTTCGAGAAGATGTTCGAGAGCAGGCTCTTCTTCGTGGACAAGCTCGTGGCGATGGGAGCCTCGATCATTCTCTGCGATCCTCACCGTGTAGTGGTCGCCGGACCTTCCAGGCTCAGGGGAACGGATGTCTCGAGCCCGGATATAAGAGCCGGCATGGCCCTGCTCACCGCGGCGCTGTGCGCCGAGGGGCGCAGCCTGATAAGGAATGTGCATCAGATAGAGAGGGGATACGAAAACCTCGTCGAGAGGCTCCGGGCGCTCGGTGCGTCCATCGAGGCCGGGCCTCCGGCGTGACGGGGGACATCACCATGGGGAGAACCGCTCGATTCACCACTCTGTCATTGCTGGCATCCATGTCCGTCTTCGCGGTCTCCTGCGGGGACAACCCCGAAGGGTTCGAACCCTGGCCCGATGGAGCCGAATACTACATAGGCTCCCCGGCCCCCTTCTCGGACACGGCCCTGGCCTTCAACAGGGGCGGGAACATCCTCCTGTTCTGCTCCGACTACGCCGGAGACCCGAACATCTACGGCTACAACTACGGCGACGACCCCTCCCTCCGCACCTTCACCGACTTCGACGAGTCGAACGGGCCCAACGGGTGCTGGTCCGACACTCTCGGCGAGGAGGTCGGGAAGATCATCTACACCGCCTCGCACGACGACGGATCCACCGAGATCAGATGGATGCAGGGCAACCTGTACGAGGTCCATCTCGTGCTCTACGACAGCCTCGAGCACAGGCACCCATCATGGAATCCCGACGCCGACAGCATGATCTGGGCCACTCTCGATGGCGGTTCATGGGGACTGTGGAGATCCGCGCTGGACAGCGTCGCGCCCGTTCCCCTCTACACGCCGGAAGGTGTCGACTGCCTAAGGCCTTCCTACTCTCCCGAGGGTGACTGGATCCTCTTCCAGAGGAACGAGGCGGGCCAGGGCGACATCTGGGCGATCCGCCCGGACGGCTCCGACGCGCACGAGGTGGTCGGCGGCCCTTCCGACGCGATCCATCCCTGCTGGGGCCAGGGCGACGGGTGGTTCACGTTCTCGTCCGACAGCACCGGGAACTACGAGATCTGGATCGGAGAGCTGTCATCGGGGAACCTGATACAGGTGACCGAGGACGAGGCGATGGACGTCTACCCCGCCTGGAACCCCACCGGCGACTGGATTGTATTCAGCTCCGACCGCAGGGACCCCGGCGAGAGCATGGACGTCTTCTGGATCACCACCCCCCGCTAGACGCTCATTTCCGCGTCAGCGGAAATGAAGGGCCTGACACGCTTATCTCTGAGTCGTCGGAGATAAGCTGATCCGACAGTGGCTTGCCACTCTTCGGGATAAATGCATGGCAAGCCGCGAGAGGATCTCGGCGTACTTCGAAAGACATCCTGCACGGCGGGCAGCGAGAAGGCCCGAAGCGAACACTCCTGCGGGCTCCCACAAGGGGAGCCGGCAGGAATACGAACGTAATAGCTAGCGTTCATGGTCTCTCGCAGTTTGCTGCGCAAACATGCTGGCGACGCCTTCATTTCCGCGTCAGCGGAAATGAAGGGCCTGACACGCTTATCTCTGAGTCGTCGGAGATAAGCTGATCCGACAGTGGCTTGCCACCCTTCGGGATAAAATGCATGGCAAGCCGCGAGAGGATCTCGGAGTACTTCGAAAGACATCCCGCACGGCGGGCAGCGAGAAGGCCCGGAGCGAACTTCCTCAGAACCTGCCGAAGGCTGTCAATACTCCCTCGAGCCGATGATGCTGCGGCAGGATGCCGCAGGCGAAGGCCCGGATCCGCGGAGGCGGATCCGGCACGTCCTCTCGCAGGTTCCCTTCGGGAACCATGCTGCGGACTACGCATCGATTCCGCTGCGCGTAATCGATGTGCTAAACGCGTTCTCGAGGGGGGGAAGGGGGAGGGGGCTCCGCGGGGAGCCCCCTCAGGGAACGATGGCAGGGCGGCCGGAGCCAGGCCCGGTGTGAACCGGGCCTGGCTGCTGGCGCTAGCCCTCGAAGACGATCATCGACTCGATGACCTGTACGAGCTGGAACAGGAACTCGGGGGCGAACCTGTTCAACTGGAGACCGTAGCCCTCGCTGGTGCAGTCGAACCACGCGAAGGGGTAGATCTTCTCGTTGAAGGAGGTTGCCGCGGCCATGCCCTTGAGCTGTACCAGGTTGATGTCCTCGAGCCCCTCGCGATAGGTGCCGGCACCGAACGTGTAGGTGTCGAGCTCCCGGTCGAGGACCCAGACTGCTGCATTCGCCGTAAGGGCGCTTCCGTTGCTGCCCCTTGCGTGCTGCAGCATGATCCAGCCCGCGAGTGCGTCGTACGAGTCCTGCGAGAGCTCGGAGGGCTCGTACGCCGAGTAGTCGTAGACCACCTCGTTGTCGGCGCAGATCCAGGTCGGGATCGTCACCTCGTCACTGATCTTGACGCCGCGGTAGTTGCCGTTGAGGTAGACCCAGGTGCCGCCCTCACCGTCGGGGACGATGCTGTCCACATCGCACGGCTGCAGGGAGAAGTTGTTCGTGGCGGAGAGGAGTGCGACTGGGATCTCGTAGTCGGTGTGGAACCTGTAGGGGATGTCGGGTTGGCCGTCGGCGGTGACGATGTCGTAGATCTCTTCACCGACCCATTCCGGCCCCATCGTACCGAGCTGCTCGAGGATCGGATCGAGGACCTCGGGCGGGAGCTGCGGGTCGAGGCACTCGAAGACCGTCCACATGGTGTCCTGGACGAGCATCTCGTTTCTCTCGACCAGGGGCGCGAAACCGGCATCCTGCTGGATCGCCATGTAGAAGTAGTTGTCGGCTATCAGCCAGTAGTCGGCCATGTGGATCATCGCCCAGCCGGCGCCGAGATAGCCCTCGGGGTAGGTGACGTCCAGATCTATGGCTGCCTGGAAGTTCTCCAGGGCCAGCTCGTAGTCACCGGCCTCGTAGGCGTCCCAGCCGTCCTGGCAGTACCCTGCAGGGAGCTTGGGATCTGGCAGGTCGGGGTTCTCGGGGTTGCAGCCCGCAAAGAGGGCGAGGCTGAACGCGGCCGGGAGAACCAGCGATCTCAGTATCTTCATGTTCTCCCTCCTACTACTCTGCTATGCGGAGCATCTTCTGCACCGCGCTCTGTCCGGAGGACTCGAGCCTGCAGAAGTAGACGCCCGCTGCCACGGTGTTGCCGGAGTCATCCCTGCCGTCCCAGACGAGCGAATGGGCCGCTGCGGCCATCTCGCCGTCCGCTATCGTGCGGATGATCCTGCCGGACATGTCGTAGACCCTCAGGGAGGCGTTCCCGGCCGTCGGGAGGCTGAAGCTGATCACTGCCTCGGAGCTGAAGGGGTTGGGATAGGTGCCCGCGAGGGTCAGTGCCGTGGGCAGCTCGGGGGAGACTACGCCCGGAGCCGTCCCGTACACGTAGATGCCGCCCTCGCTTATCGGGGCGTTCATCCTGTCGCCCTGATGGTAGCTGTCGACCGGCGCCCAGGCGCCGTCCGTCCAGCGGTAGACCGAGCCCCTGGTGCCCGACGCGGGGAACGAGATGGTCCCGTCGACGTCGCCCACCATCACTGGCCCCTCGATGATGCCATCCATGGCCGTCACCAGGGCTTCGACCGGGGTGCCGGAAGCCATGGAGATCGAGAGTTCGTCCGCCTCGGCCAGCATCACGCAGGAGCCGGGAGCCATGGCGCCGGGCTCGATGTCGACCCTGGCCTCGGTGATGTCCACCACGAGGCCGGAGGATTCGACATAGCCGACGGAGAGGGTTCTGGTGGCCTCGATGGCGCGGCCGAGTGAGTCGTATCCGCCCATCGTGACCTGGTAGTCACCCTCGGCCCAGGCCGCGAACCTCTTGTTCCAGAGGGTGCCGGCGAAGGCCGTCATGTCGATCACGGCCGTGCTGTCCGGCGTGGAGTCGACTATGTGGGAGATCTGGAGGATCGGGCCCCACCAGTCGAACCCCTCGGGCAAGTTAGTGGCGGTGTAGTAGGGGGTGGTATAGATGTCGATCTGCTGGGGGTTCACGAGATTCTGGAAGAAGGCGATCAGGACTCCCCTGTCGGCGGTGTCCTGGGAGAGAACGAACTTGAGTTCGGACTGGCCGCCGGGGTTGTTGTTGGTCACGACCAGGAAGTTGTCTCCGCCTCCACCGAGGTCGAACGTGTTGGAGTACAGGTTCTCCGTGGTCAGCTCCACCTGTTCGACCGAGATCAGGGTGGAGTCGGCGCCGGTGCGGATGAGGTAGCCCACCCACCTGCCGTCGATCGCCGGGCCGGAACCCGTGCCGTCGCAGTACATGCCGTT comes from Candidatus Fermentibacter sp. and encodes:
- a CDS encoding 3'-5' exonuclease; this translates as MFGDLDLFSQNEPPPSAGGTTGVLFLDTETTGADPSTAEICEIGAVLVSYSGLRQVSDETPEFHSLVRPSDRIPPEASAVHHITDAMVAGAPTAGEIESGIASFAARASIVCAHNSPFDLTILARQMPSVFRRFDDGNTVDSLRLARHLWPDIPSHALQVLRYRFGLGEGLEGDPHRALFDAHLVRRLVHFARDGGLLTVSTWDELAAFARSPLEVLVFSFGKYRGSLVEDIVVQDPQYVTWLLSQMWVPKDYPDLYHTLLRKLGPDRKGK
- the murA gene encoding UDP-N-acetylglucosamine 1-carboxyvinyltransferase, translating into MKGPLPQDSWLVEGPAGLSGTLVPSGSKNAALPELAACLLTDEPVRFENLPSIRDVHAMLELLAGLGVSVEEDRPGRSVTLTASSVDPDRLDFDKARSIRASILLAGPLLARCGRLALPPPGGDVIGRRRLDSHFISLEALGAEVAIDGGSYRFEGRSLRGTAMLLDEPSVTATENVMMAASAVSGTTVVYNAACEPNVQDLALLLTSMGASIEGAGTNRLVVRGRGGLLGGASHRVAPDHIEVGSFIGLSACCGKGVRIRGVDPSIVEPTMNGLGKLGVEISFDGGDVVVDGSHGLEIVSDRGGAIPTVYDAPWPGFSPDLTSTAVVTATQSRGTVLIFEKMFESRLFFVDKLVAMGASIILCDPHRVVVAGPSRLRGTDVSSPDIRAGMALLTAALCAEGRSLIRNVHQIERGYENLVERLRALGASIEAGPPA
- a CDS encoding decaprenyl-phosphate phosphoribosyltransferase gives rise to the protein MTDGGLALLESLRPRAWLKNVFLFAGIIFARLWSLEAFAATALGALAFSLLAGSVYLFNDVADRRRDMLHPEKKSRPVASGRLGAGIALGAGAVLSAGVLAVSWLLSPGFATVCTAYFAMQMLYSFRLKHVPILDCLLIAMGFVLRALAGVELAVDAGFGISISPWLLLCTFFVAVFLAFSKRRAEVVSLGDSAGGHRAILREYTAHLLDEMIGISTASSLMCYAIYTVSERTAAQVSPNLWMTVPFVAFGIFRYLYLVHMKGMGGSPEKTLLADPPLILNILLWFGTVIAVLRLFPAPVQ
- a CDS encoding 50S ribosomal protein L25, whose translation is MPGIIELSFTDRAAAGSAEARRMRRRGDLPGVVYGGGSEALVTLDAFEFMKKIGFSSSGMVALVDARGAKTTAIIKEVQWDRLTDKPLHIDFYRVSMDQVVEVRVPLHFEGTPKGLLFGGVFDQLMHELQIKVKASSIPSKISVDVSDLDIGDSLHVSDLVLPEGVRVDTTLDLPVAHVVPPTVEKAKPAEEEAPAEEAASAAPAPEDEKKKKD
- the pth gene encoding aminoacyl-tRNA hydrolase; translation: MLGPRLVLCLGNPGPAYSLTWHNAGFWTADVLAAEAGVSMKNAGLFSAARLPCGLELAKPMTFMNESGRAAAALLRIHDLTPDDLLVVCDETSLPLGRLRLRKGGSAGGHKGLSNIISCLGTDSFARLRLGIGQAPEGVDLADYVLSKVPRSQEEEASLMAHRAADCVMKAFDEGIEAAQDIFNSSVPRSGTDM
- the ispE gene encoding 4-(cytidine 5'-diphospho)-2-C-methyl-D-erythritol kinase is translated as MTGCISGAAEAKINLGLRILGRRDDGYHEIRSVFHTVSLADAIEVGLTDSPGIAIEVAGGDGRVPADATNLACRAASAFIERAGLPYGAAIRIRKRIPAGGGLGGGSSDAACTLRLLRELTGMDPGIGSIALSLGSDVPFFLRGGAAVVTGRGDRISPIRTGDFWAVIVDPGIPSSTAGAYADWDLKHAGLTMRLPMYDLPHPELAWHEGRPFPVSLCNDFLPLLAERSPVMAETAARLDVCASTWGLSGSGSCFYALFRTACEAESLGASIPRRYARHVCRATGSAGVSSNW
- a CDS encoding Na/Pi cotransporter family protein, producing MITGLMLILLLIGAGSPAQPSGILVETTGGEQTGSVGRLLDEPLVVLLSDSVSGIPLVDVPVVFSIEPGSGSLIPVDGHPSTSILTDSSSGDVYQLMVETDSGGTAFTGLRLPASSGDVLTVAEISLHGTCISTVRFESVAIDLRTIIFEMVGGLALFLFGMKLMSEGLMRVAGNRMRTILSRITSNRVMGLLAGALVTAIIQSSSATTVILVSFVNTGLMTLQQAVGVILGANIGTTMTGQLIAFKITEYAYPGIALGLLMSFLGRSSTVRFWGRVTIGLGLLLLGMNVMKGSLEPLQNSLPVRNFFTTFSSSPFLGILAGTLVTCIIQSSSATVGLTMTLAGTGLISLQGAVYLVLGDNIGTTITAQLAAIGTNRSARRAAMAHSLFNLIGAIYFGLLLVRPDSFYMRVVEGSSADPLRQVANAHSLFNIFNAALFLPLVPLLTRLSKLLVPGEDPISSDQTDVKLSDKLLDTPVLAVDEINRTVVRMADYTRSTVTRSFEHFFEGRPKADEILTMESRVDEMQSTITIYATKLFSRDLSDELSLRLPVLLHSINDLERISDNAVNVVETRERIEGKLQSVDPSLLESARNASETVAGMLDRIVEALDRMDTRAAGEVLALEEKLNGIDEQCRAEYTSSLCGPRPDGLAGLAVHDFVNYCERMGDHLTNIAQSVIGGGVWHSEEEN